The proteins below come from a single Oligoflexus sp. genomic window:
- the mvaD gene encoding diphosphomevalonate decarboxylase, with protein sequence MNSLYTASVPSNIAFIKYWGKRPNAKQWPANDSLSMTLNQLATKTSARLSHADDHSFRLGDRVYTRRDKNLNKTFVHLDRLALRFGFTAKLQITSVNSFPMGAGIASSASGLAALTLAALMAWTDSRNWDDLENKGFDRTLLADLARLGSGSACRSLFGGFVQWEAGSNEDSQRYASLFSDEHWALRDTVVLFSTEQKAVGSTEAHELAWSSPLFIPRLSGLPERMNLVKQALADRDMQGLGLWLEVEALEMHAVIMTASHPVHYLNQDALQFLADLRQARQQGEIHAYFTIDAGPNIHVIHEASEHERLKLWLQRRLAADRLLHDSVGGGPRLDFQSE encoded by the coding sequence ATGAATTCCCTTTATACAGCTTCCGTTCCCAGCAATATTGCGTTCATCAAATATTGGGGCAAACGCCCGAATGCCAAACAGTGGCCGGCGAATGACTCGCTATCGATGACCCTCAATCAACTGGCAACGAAAACCTCGGCCCGTCTTTCCCACGCGGATGATCATAGTTTTCGCCTCGGTGATCGCGTTTATACGCGTCGGGATAAAAACCTCAATAAAACCTTCGTGCATCTCGATCGGCTTGCTCTGCGGTTTGGTTTTACCGCCAAACTTCAGATCACATCCGTGAATAGTTTCCCGATGGGCGCAGGCATTGCCAGCAGCGCCAGCGGACTCGCGGCCTTGACCCTTGCAGCGTTGATGGCCTGGACGGATTCACGAAACTGGGACGATCTGGAAAACAAGGGTTTCGACCGCACGCTGCTCGCTGACCTTGCGCGACTGGGATCCGGCAGTGCCTGCCGCTCTCTTTTCGGCGGTTTTGTGCAGTGGGAAGCGGGATCCAATGAAGACTCCCAGCGTTATGCCTCGCTCTTCTCGGATGAGCATTGGGCCCTGCGCGACACCGTGGTGCTGTTCAGCACGGAACAAAAAGCCGTCGGATCCACCGAAGCGCATGAGCTGGCCTGGAGCAGTCCTCTCTTTATACCGCGCCTCAGCGGATTGCCCGAACGCATGAACCTTGTGAAGCAGGCCCTGGCCGATCGCGATATGCAAGGCCTTGGCCTTTGGCTTGAAGTCGAAGCCCTCGAAATGCACGCCGTAATCATGACCGCAAGCCATCCCGTTCATTATCTGAATCAGGACGCGCTGCAATTCCTCGCCGATCTGCGGCAGGCGCGACAGCAGGGTGAAATTCATGCTTACTTTACAATTGACGCTGGACCGAATATTCATGTGATCCATGAAGCCAGCGAACATGAACGCTTGAAACTTTGGTTGCAAAGACGCCTGGCGGCGGATCGCCTGCTGCATGACAGCGTGGGTGGTGGTCCGCGTTTGGACTTTCAAAGTGAGTAA